Within Bradymonas sediminis, the genomic segment GCCGATGTGGGCGGCATCAGTCCGGGGAGCCTGGGGCTCTCAAAGTCGATTGACGAGGAGGGCATACGCATCTCGCCGACTGCCTGGAGTGAGGCCCTGGAGGACGAGATTGCCGCGGCCAGTCGCACGCCTCAGGAGCGTCGGGGCGACCTGCGGGCGCAGATAGCGGCCAATCGTCGCGGCCGCCAACGCCTCCAGGAACAGCTCGCTCGCCAGCCCGAAAAGGTGCTCGCCGCTTGCGCCGATTTGCAGGATTATAGCGAGCGATTTATGCGCCGGATTATCGCGCAGATGCCCGACGGTCAGTGGGAATTCGAGGATTTTCTCGACGACGATGGGATGGGCAATGGGCCGCTGAAGATTCGCTGCACGCTCACGATTTCGGGGGACGCGGCGAGCGTTGATTTCCGCGGCACCGACGCCCAGACCGCCGGCCCGCTCAACGTCCCGCGGGCGGTGACGCTCTCGGCGGTGCTCTATGTGTTTCGCTGCCTCGCGCCGCCCGAGTTGCCCTCAAATGGCGGTTATATGCGCTGCGTGAAGTTGATGACGGAGCCCGGGAGCCTGGTCGACGCCCAATATCCGGCGGCGGTCGCGGCGGGCAATGTCGAGACCAGCCAGCGCATCACCGATGTGGTGATCGGCGCGTTCTCCAAGGCCATTCCGGGCCAGGTGCCGGCGGCGTCCTGCGGGTCGATGAATAATATTTTGATCGGTGGCGCCGACCCTCGCCGCGTCGCGGGCGGCTCCGCGATCGATGCGGACTTCGCCTATTATGAGACCATCGGCGGAGGCAGCGGTGCGTGCCCGGGCGTCGACGGTCAGGGTTATGCCGGCGAAAGCGCGGTGCAAACCCATATGACCAATACGCTCAACACGCCGGTGGAGGCGCTGGAGCATGCGTATCCGTTCCGGGTCGCCGAGTATCGTGTGCGACGTGGGTCGGGCGGGCAGGGGGCGTTTCGCGGCGGCGACGGCGTCGTGCGCGCCTACGAATTCGACGCGCCAGCGACCGTCACCCTGATGACGGAGCGGCGCGACCGCGCACCCTGGGGTTTGGAGGGCGGTGAAGACGCGAAGGTCGGCGAGAACCTCCTGGTGCGCGATGGCGTCACCCGCCAACTTCCCAATAAATGCACGGTCGAGGTGCAGGCCGGAGACCGCGTGATCATAAAAACGCCCGGCGGTGCGGGCGCCGGGCGTTTCTAAAATATTGGGGCGAAAACTCGCGCAGCTTAGGCTGCGTTAGATCTTCGGCTCGAAGGTATAGGGCTTGTTCACCAGCACCGTGCCGCCTTGCGGGGCCGGGAACAGCCACTTCTTGCTGGTGATTTCCATGCAATTCAGCACGGTCTTGCTCTTAAGCTGGCTGCTGCGCGCGCGGGTCATGACCGGGGCCCCACCGTCGCCGATTCGCACCGTCAGGGTGACCTTGCCGCGAAGTTCGGGGTCGGATTTCAGCGCGCGCTCATAGCATGCCTGCAGCTCGCCGTGGCGGGCGTTGAAGACGCGTCGCACGCCGGAGCCGTCGATGGTTCCCAGGTCCGTGGCCTTCGGCGCGCGTTTGACCGAGGGGGCTTTGATATTTTTCTTATTAAGACCTTCGATCTCCGAGGCGAAGAAGCGCGCCGCGGTCATCCGGTCAAAGCCAGCCTGAGAGCCGAGCTCTTTGGCCTGCTTGCGGGCTTCTTCGAGCAGCTTTGCTGCCTCTTCTGCGGCCGTGTCGGGCTCAGCCGTCGCGGCGCCCGTGTCAGGAGTTTGCGGCAAATTCTCCGGCTCGGTGCTTCCGCACGAGCCGCATGAGCCGCAGGATGCTGACAGAAGAGTGATGAGCGCAAAGCCAATGAGCAAAGGGCGTGACAGATATTTCATGAGATAAATCGACGTTGCAGCGTGTGTTATAAGGGCTTCCAAACGAATCGGAACAGGTAAAACCCCTGATCGCATCAGCCTGGGAGCAATCGAGTGCCCCTGAGTTGGAAGATGGCGAAGGTGGAGAACGCGTTGAGCGCTCGCCGGACAGTAGCACGCTCCGGAGTTGAACCGCAAGTTTTGAAAAAATCAATTCCCTGTGGCTCCAATGCTTGTGGAGAACAGCGCTTTTCTCTACAGTTTTCCGGTCTTCATCACTTCAACTAATAAGGTGTTATCATGAGACTGCGCTTTCGGTTTCTACCTCTTCTGCTTGTTTTTGTGGCCGCGTTCTTCTTCGCCGGGTGCGTCAATGTCGTGGGCGGCGGCGCGGGTCTAAGCCTGATTGTGTTTTTGGTGGTCGCGTTGGGCATGGGGGTGGTCGCCTGCTCGGGCGATGACGCGAGCTCAAATAATACCACGGGCGGTTGGGATGTTGGCACCAGGGATATCGGCACTGGCGACACCAGCGGTCCGAGGGATGTCAAAAAAATCCCCGACACTGAGCAACCCGACGTTGAGGACGAAGACGCGGGGCATTGGGAGCCTTGCTGCAACGATGGCGTGGTGGAGTCCTGCTATTGTCCCGCGAATACGGCGTGTAATTACGGGATGTTCGAGACCTGCGATGACGGCTCCTGCTCCTATGGGATCGAAGGCTGCGCAGACAGCGACGCGGGCAGCGTCGATGCCGGTGAGCCCGATATTGGCGAGCCCGACGCGGGTGAGCCGGACGTCATCGAGCCAGACGCTGGCGAACCGGATGTCGAAGACCCGGACGCCGGCGAGCCCGGCACCTGGGAGGCGTGCTGCAAAGATGGCGTCGTCGATAGTTGCTTTTGCCCCGCCGGGATGGCCTGCAACTATGGCATGTTCCAGGATTGTGGCGAGGGGACGTGCGTCTTTGGCGGCGGCACATGCCCCGATGATGGGGAGGGACTTTAAGCGATGAGTCATAAAGCAAGCTTTGCAGGCGGTATTTTCGGCGAGTTTCACGAAGAATTGATGGGCGTGGCGATCGACTTTTCGGCCTTCGACCCGACTCCGTTCGACAACGAGCTTTTGGTTGAGGCGCGCCATACCTGGCTGGACCGATTTCAGACCGAGTTTCGCTCCACCCAGATCATGAC encodes:
- a CDS encoding AgmX/PglI C-terminal domain-containing protein, whose amino-acid sequence is MPQTPDTGAATAEPDTAAEEAAKLLEEARKQAKELGSQAGFDRMTAARFFASEIEGLNKKNIKAPSVKRAPKATDLGTIDGSGVRRVFNARHGELQACYERALKSDPELRGKVTLTVRIGDGGAPVMTRARSSQLKSKTVLNCMEITSKKWLFPAPQGGTVLVNKPYTFEPKI
- a CDS encoding hydantoinase B/oxoprolinase family protein, whose product is MNAIELEIFRHLFASIAEEMGATLMRSAYSPNIKERRDFSCAIFDAAGEMVAQAAHIPVHLGSTPLSVRAAIDAIKMTPKMHVVLNDPFAGGTHLPDITMVSPVFDAAGEVRFYVANRAHHADVGGISPGSLGLSKSIDEEGIRISPTAWSEALEDEIAAASRTPQERRGDLRAQIAANRRGRQRLQEQLARQPEKVLAACADLQDYSERFMRRIIAQMPDGQWEFEDFLDDDGMGNGPLKIRCTLTISGDAASVDFRGTDAQTAGPLNVPRAVTLSAVLYVFRCLAPPELPSNGGYMRCVKLMTEPGSLVDAQYPAAVAAGNVETSQRITDVVIGAFSKAIPGQVPAASCGSMNNILIGGADPRRVAGGSAIDADFAYYETIGGGSGACPGVDGQGYAGESAVQTHMTNTLNTPVEALEHAYPFRVAEYRVRRGSGGQGAFRGGDGVVRAYEFDAPATVTLMTERRDRAPWGLEGGEDAKVGENLLVRDGVTRQLPNKCTVEVQAGDRVIIKTPGGAGAGRF